The following are encoded in a window of Risungbinella massiliensis genomic DNA:
- the rsmD gene encoding 16S rRNA (guanine(966)-N(2))-methyltransferase RsmD, translated as MRIISGKARGTKLAMVPGKHVRPTSDRVKESLFNVLGPYFDGGKVLDLFAGTGNLGLEALSRGMEQAVFVDSSYQSIQTVQQNIKKTHLFPQSIVWKKDAKRAVADCADRGWVFDLIFIDPPYHLDLYLPILNEIEKSKLLAEEGLIVAEHAKEVVLPDEVGSLYAIRDLSYGETHIRLYELVEQGDQLNESSSLSR; from the coding sequence TTGAGGATTATTTCGGGAAAAGCAAGAGGCACGAAGCTGGCAATGGTGCCAGGTAAGCATGTTCGACCAACCTCAGATCGGGTAAAAGAATCGTTATTCAATGTACTCGGACCATATTTTGATGGTGGGAAAGTCTTAGATTTATTCGCTGGAACAGGCAATTTGGGGTTGGAGGCTCTTAGTAGAGGGATGGAACAGGCTGTTTTTGTGGATTCGTCCTATCAGAGTATCCAGACAGTCCAGCAAAATATCAAAAAAACGCACTTGTTCCCTCAATCTATTGTTTGGAAAAAAGATGCAAAACGAGCAGTAGCGGATTGTGCTGATCGTGGTTGGGTCTTTGACCTTATTTTCATAGATCCTCCATATCATTTGGATCTATATCTTCCTATTCTCAACGAGATAGAAAAAAGTAAGCTCTTGGCAGAAGAAGGATTGATTGTGGCGGAGCACGCAAAAGAGGTTGTCTTACCAGATGAGGTAGGATCACTATATGCAATACGAGATTTATCGTACGGTGAGACACATATTCGTCTATATGAACTAGTAGAACAAGGAGATCAACTCAATGAAAGTAGCAGTCTATCCAGGTAG